The nucleotide window TACTGCTACGATAGGCGCTGTCCAGCCGAACCACCAGGTCAAACCGGCGCTCATTCTCATAAATTTCCCCGGCGCTTTTTCCAGCAAAAGCAGTACTCACAATATCGTTAACACCTTGTACGGTCAATCCGTAGTTGGCAATGCGGGTACGATCATATTCAATGTTGATCTGCGGCAAACCTCCTACCTTTTCCACCTGCGGAGGGGTAGCGCCTTTCACAGTCCGGATCACTTCAGCTGTTTCTTTAGCCAGCAGGGCAAGGGTATCCATGTTCTCTCCAAAAATTTTTACGGCCACATCCTGTCTTACGCCGGTCATCAGTTCGTTAAAACGCATTTGTATGGGTTGATTTTTTTCAAAAAATACACCAGGAATTACTTCCAGCTTTTCCATGATCGCGTCTGCGAGTTCGGTATAGCTTCTACCGGATTTCCATTCTTTAACCGGCTTTAAAATAATCACCAGGTCAGATGCTTCCGGTGGCATGGGATCGGTTGGGACTTCGGCTGCTCCCGTTTTACCTACCACCATTTTCACTTCTTCAAATTGCTTAATGATGCGCGATGCCTGCATAGAAGTCACTACACTTTGATTGAGCGAGCTGCCCTGGGGAAGAATGCAATGAAAGGCAAAATCGCCCTCCTGGAGTTGTGGGATAAACTCTCCTCCCATCCTGTTGAATAAGAAGATACATAGTATGAAGACCGCAACGGTAGCGCCTGTTAGCCAATACTTGATCTGAATGGCTTTTTTTAATAATGGCTGGTACCAGCTTTGTAAGCGGTCCATCATTTTGTCGCTGAAGGTCTTTTTAAGAGTTACCTTTTTGGGAAGGAACTGTGCACACATCATAGGGATATAGGTAAGTGATAGGATCAATGCACCCAGGATAGCGAAGCCTACTGTTTGCGCCATGGGGCGAAACATTTTCCCCTCTATGCCTGCCAGTGTCAATATCGGTATATAGACAATCAGGATAATGATCTCGCCAAAAGCTGCGCTGCTCCTTATTTTGGAGGCAGATTCAAATACTTCATCATCCATTTCCTGCTGCGTGAGTTTTTGAGTTGATTTTCGCAGGCCCAGATGATGTAAAGTAGCTTCCACGATAATTACGGCACCGTCAACGATCAGTCCAAAGTCAATGGCGCCCAGGCTCATAAGATTAGCACTCACGCCAAAGATATTCATCATGGCGAGGGCAAACAGCAATGATAAGGGAATGGCAGAAGCGACGATTAAGCCGGCACGCAGGTTGCCCAGGAAAAGAACCAGTACAAATATTACGATCAGGGCTCCTTCAATAAGATTTTTTTCTACGGTCTTAATGGCGCGGCCTACCAGGTCGGTCCGGTCTAAATAAGGCTCAATAATTACATCAGCGGGTAGCGATTGCTGAATCGTAGGCAGCTTCGCTTTGATACGTTTCACTACTTCATTGCTGTTTTCTCCTTTAAGCATCATCACCACACCACCCACAGCATCTACTTCGCCATTAAAGGTTAAGGCGCCATAGCGTATTGCACTGCCGTAACGGACGTCGGCAATATCTTTCACAAAAACGGGAATATTGCCGGCCGTTTTTACGGCTATGTTTTTAATGTCTTCCAGGCTGGTGGCTAAACCTATACCTCTTATGAAATAAGCATTAGGTTTTTTATCGATATAAGCTCCGCCTGTATTCTGGTTATTTTGTTCAAGCGCGGTAAATAGTTCAGGGATGCTAATACCCATCGCTTTTAACCGGTCAGGGTTTACTGCTACTTCGTATTGTTTTAACTGTCCGCCAAAGCTATTGACTTCCGCAATACCCGGCGTGCCGTATAGCTGCCGGGCAACGATCCAGTCCTGCATGGAGCGAAGGTCCCTGGCGTTGTATTTTCCTTCGCTGCCTTTTTTGGGGTGGATAATATATTGATACACTTCTCCCAGGCCTGTGCTCACAGGAGCCAACTCCGGTGTGCCAATGCCTTTTGGAATGGTCTCTTCGGCCTGCTTTAGTTTTTCATTAACGAGTTGCCTGGCGAAATAAATATCAATATTGTCTTTAAAAACAACGGTAATTACAGAGAGACCAAAACGGGAAATACTCCTGGTTTCTTCAAGGCCGGGAATGTTCGCAATACTTCTTTCAATAGGAAAGGTAACCAGCTGCTCCACTTCCTGGCCAGCCAGCGTGGGACATACGGTGATGATCTGAACCTGGTTGTTGGTAATGTCCGGTACTGCATCAACAGGAAGTTTGGAGGCGCTCCATACTCCCCATATGATCAGCAGCAGGGTCATGATGCCAACGGCAAGTTTGTTATTTATACTGAACCTGATAATTTTATCTAGCATTTTTGAATCAATTAATACGCAATAGAATGATGGGTCATCCTTTTAAAAACAAGGAAATAACCGGGTGTGCTTAACGGAAGGATATGAAACTCCCGGCTCTGATAATAATAGAGGGGAACTGTGTACCGGCACACAAAAAATTACATACTAAGCATTGATCTTAGGGGGCTGCCAGATATTGCCAAAGTAAGCGGAAATAAAAAAAGTGGAATGAACGGGATATTGTAATGTGCCCGTTAAGCCAGGCTTCAGGTCTATTGCTTTAATAGGTTGTAAAGCAAACCCGGCGATAATATTACAACAGGTGCAGGCACAAAACGGGCTGCAGATATCATTGTGATCATTTTGATGATTATGATTGGA belongs to Niabella yanshanensis and includes:
- a CDS encoding CusA/CzcA family heavy metal efflux RND transporter, with the protein product MLDKIIRFSINNKLAVGIMTLLLIIWGVWSASKLPVDAVPDITNNQVQIITVCPTLAGQEVEQLVTFPIERSIANIPGLEETRSISRFGLSVITVVFKDNIDIYFARQLVNEKLKQAEETIPKGIGTPELAPVSTGLGEVYQYIIHPKKGSEGKYNARDLRSMQDWIVARQLYGTPGIAEVNSFGGQLKQYEVAVNPDRLKAMGISIPELFTALEQNNQNTGGAYIDKKPNAYFIRGIGLATSLEDIKNIAVKTAGNIPVFVKDIADVRYGSAIRYGALTFNGEVDAVGGVVMMLKGENSNEVVKRIKAKLPTIQQSLPADVIIEPYLDRTDLVGRAIKTVEKNLIEGALIVIFVLVLFLGNLRAGLIVASAIPLSLLFALAMMNIFGVSANLMSLGAIDFGLIVDGAVIIVEATLHHLGLRKSTQKLTQQEMDDEVFESASKIRSSAAFGEIIILIVYIPILTLAGIEGKMFRPMAQTVGFAILGALILSLTYIPMMCAQFLPKKVTLKKTFSDKMMDRLQSWYQPLLKKAIQIKYWLTGATVAVFILCIFLFNRMGGEFIPQLQEGDFAFHCILPQGSSLNQSVVTSMQASRIIKQFEEVKMVVGKTGAAEVPTDPMPPEASDLVIILKPVKEWKSGRSYTELADAIMEKLEVIPGVFFEKNQPIQMRFNELMTGVRQDVAVKIFGENMDTLALLAKETAEVIRTVKGATPPQVEKVGGLPQINIEYDRTRIANYGLTVQGVNDIVSTAFAGKSAGEIYENERRFDLVVRLDSAYRSSIDDVSNLMVPTNTGIQVPLSQVATVSYKLGAAQISREESKRRIVVGFNVSGRDVESVVTDIQKQLVAKVQLSAGYYFTYGGQFQNLKEASNRLSIAVPISLLLIFLLLYFTFHSFKQAGLIFTAIPMSAIGGVFALLLRGMPFSISAGIGFIALFGVAVLNGIVLIGTFNQLKKEGWTDVLKRVIEGTKIRLRPVLMTATVASLGFLPMAISTGAGAEVQKPLATVVIGGLATATFLTLFVLPLLYIIFNTKLSFTKNSNMKAPATILLICLAGFTSGHAQQRITINEAVETAVKNNLQIGINQSEIRSAMLNVHTANDIPKTGLFAENEDLRPSDNKGILKIGISQSIAWPGLYAARKSYFTSQLKYAELNTEALNAVIKKDVKTAYYSLWYLQDKQALYGSLDSIYTDLLKATDLRLRTGDVAKLDKIAAEAKLREIQAFVEQNKKDMVLQQQQLMILLNQNEWLLPVTHSLEKLSTDLSENGGLHPLLQLQQQNIDIAASNIAVQKNTNRPDFSGRFFSQRVWGAKDPFTGFSVSAAIPLFGTGANRSKVKAAEAEREVAEKSFAYQTQQLQTQKAISLTAIEKNRSLVSFYETSGLKQAEEIIKAAGLSYRAGEISFAELSQFLSQAIGIRQSYLDVLNEYNQSVIQFNYYNNK
- a CDS encoding DUF6660 family protein produces the protein MKLFTLVFSLYLMVVSLLPCSDARNECNSSSGQSQVEQASNHNHQNDHNDICSPFCACTCCNIIAGFALQPIKAIDLKPGLTGTLQYPVHSTFFISAYFGNIWQPPKINA